The proteins below come from a single Acidimicrobiia bacterium genomic window:
- a CDS encoding cytochrome c has translation MEELLNQVAEIRGMPASLVRRSAEARAEKEGMTLEAVLAEWAGVELPEAADDDGIDDASDQTESTPEVATDAASAANADAGKGDVTTDDLVKLAAEAKRMPPKLILSSAKARAEHSGASLESVLAGWAAVDLDELRQSDSGSPSPVAVGVPAETPEPSGETPHGDEEADNQEADDEGSDAPAVAATVVATIGMDEILEKVAAAKGMPEALAKRSAEARAKKTGEPLAAVLAEWAGVDPAKVEGAIPATEATEVVEAPAEDAAATTAEADETTIDAEDRTEAQGDGEPGVTKTKDVEVIEAAATDDAAPEVPTRMGGYPRWLTAAFVIIPLLAVAYILVSPNGPDCGTGAQLLVDPVTGTAVNCDGSAYGTEATDYFGNGAALYAQCQACHAADGSGGAGPAFTGGDLLTVFPEGSCSTQIEWVTLGTSGWPDPTYGATSKPVGGVGLMPAFGPTLTPDQIAEVVLYERVQFGGQDLTAAEEDCGFTGGEGGADTTTVG, from the coding sequence ATGGAGGAACTGCTCAACCAGGTCGCCGAGATCAGGGGCATGCCGGCCTCCCTCGTACGCCGGTCGGCCGAGGCACGAGCCGAAAAGGAAGGCATGACCCTCGAGGCGGTGCTCGCCGAATGGGCAGGGGTCGAGCTTCCCGAAGCTGCAGACGATGACGGGATCGACGATGCCAGCGACCAGACCGAATCGACCCCCGAAGTTGCGACCGATGCTGCTTCCGCTGCAAATGCTGATGCAGGGAAGGGCGATGTCACCACGGATGATTTGGTCAAGCTGGCTGCCGAAGCCAAGCGGATGCCTCCGAAACTGATCTTGAGTTCGGCCAAGGCACGCGCCGAACACTCCGGCGCCTCGCTCGAATCGGTCCTCGCCGGATGGGCGGCCGTGGACCTCGACGAGTTGCGGCAATCCGACTCAGGATCACCTTCGCCAGTCGCCGTCGGAGTTCCCGCAGAAACCCCGGAACCCTCGGGGGAGACTCCCCATGGCGACGAGGAAGCCGACAACCAGGAAGCCGACGACGAGGGCAGTGACGCACCTGCCGTTGCGGCCACCGTGGTCGCGACGATCGGGATGGACGAGATCCTTGAGAAGGTTGCGGCCGCAAAGGGTATGCCGGAGGCCCTTGCGAAGCGCTCCGCTGAAGCACGCGCCAAAAAGACCGGGGAACCACTCGCAGCGGTTCTTGCGGAGTGGGCAGGTGTGGATCCCGCCAAGGTGGAAGGCGCGATTCCGGCAACGGAAGCGACCGAGGTGGTCGAAGCACCTGCCGAAGATGCAGCTGCAACGACCGCCGAAGCCGATGAAACGACGATCGACGCCGAGGACAGGACCGAGGCGCAGGGCGATGGGGAGCCCGGGGTCACCAAGACGAAGGATGTCGAGGTCATCGAGGCAGCCGCCACCGACGACGCAGCCCCTGAGGTGCCCACCAGGATGGGCGGCTACCCGAGATGGCTCACCGCGGCGTTCGTCATCATTCCGCTGCTGGCGGTCGCCTACATCCTTGTGTCCCCGAACGGCCCCGATTGCGGGACGGGCGCGCAGCTTCTTGTCGACCCGGTGACCGGGACCGCGGTGAACTGCGACGGATCCGCGTACGGAACCGAAGCCACCGACTACTTCGGGAACGGCGCAGCGTTGTATGCCCAATGCCAGGCGTGCCACGCCGCAGACGGGTCCGGTGGCGCAGGCCCTGCGTTCACCGGAGGCGACCTCCTGACGGTGTTCCCGGAGGGCTCGTGTTCGACCCAGATCGAATGGGTCACGCTCGGCACGAGCGGATGGCCCGACCCGACCTACGGCGCAACCTCCAAACCCGTCGGCGGCGTCGGCCTGATGCCTGCCTTCGGCCCAACCCTGACCCCCGACCAGATTGCCGAAGTCGTCCTGTACGAACGCGTGCAGTTCGGTGGCCAGGACCTCACCGCAGCCGAAGAGGACTGCGGGTTCACCGGTGGAGAGGGCGGCGCCGACACGACGACCGTCGGATAA
- a CDS encoding cbb3-type cytochrome c oxidase subunit II, producing the protein MTADTSTIEPQPVGSTTAASTIATRFFAAATGFFVLGLIVACVAAVQGVLPDLLSGRAQTSIGRLAPASRWLLFDGWIITGLLGGSFFAISRSFGVEVARKALATASLLLIVVGTLAGGFGIIFGLQSGIAGFDAPLWARGITVAGFVLAAISLSATAGAARSKLGTTGWYLTAAAWWLALSGAVSLVPPMSGMGGAIQTSFASATVTGLFVITASVGLMYFAATTLTGTDPSVPRPLGAIGFWSLAIVWGSMGATELIFSGAPDWYETLGVGFAIASFVPLLAIATDLGLMLKGTVSRIADRASLRYATVAFVSFAVFTVTNFLLTYRSTSAIIHWTSATQAGRILVTLGIGSFALFATHSIMRGGNRSGAPMHFSWSVAGLTGVVFGTLAGGVVAGFSWASGPASGSFANVGSAWEITAVSVEPFMWITAGSLILFTVAQVLYAVVWGRKASDEVLPPAFGALDYDLEFEGAVLAPSFKRLAWGAAAVWIVAALMTGMFPAVDPDNSDSTILGDQSRNYPAGSVELAGRNLYISEGCAECHTQSVRPVGTDVGLGPVSIAGDYVHESPTLLGVARIGPDLMHTASSDEFNAGFLRSHLADPRVSRPWSTMPSYSYLSDEDMNALISYIETLR; encoded by the coding sequence GTGACCGCCGATACCTCGACGATCGAACCCCAGCCGGTGGGGTCGACAACCGCCGCTTCCACAATCGCCACGAGGTTCTTCGCAGCGGCCACCGGGTTCTTCGTTCTGGGCCTGATCGTTGCATGCGTCGCGGCGGTTCAAGGTGTGCTCCCCGACCTGCTGTCGGGACGGGCCCAGACCTCGATCGGTCGCCTCGCACCTGCGAGCCGGTGGTTGCTGTTCGACGGCTGGATCATCACCGGCCTGCTCGGCGGATCGTTCTTCGCCATTTCGCGATCGTTCGGTGTCGAAGTTGCCCGCAAAGCGCTTGCCACGGCCTCGCTCCTCCTGATCGTGGTCGGCACCCTTGCCGGCGGCTTCGGGATCATCTTCGGTCTTCAATCTGGCATCGCTGGCTTCGACGCCCCACTGTGGGCACGCGGTATCACCGTTGCCGGGTTCGTCCTTGCCGCCATCTCGCTGTCGGCAACCGCGGGGGCTGCACGATCGAAGCTTGGAACCACCGGGTGGTACCTGACGGCGGCAGCGTGGTGGCTCGCTCTGTCCGGAGCCGTCAGCCTTGTGCCTCCCATGTCGGGTATGGGCGGGGCCATCCAGACCTCGTTTGCGTCCGCGACCGTCACGGGATTGTTCGTCATCACGGCAAGCGTCGGACTCATGTACTTCGCGGCGACCACCCTCACCGGCACCGATCCAAGCGTGCCGAGACCCCTTGGAGCCATCGGATTCTGGTCGTTGGCGATCGTCTGGGGCTCGATGGGTGCCACCGAGCTCATCTTCTCCGGGGCCCCCGACTGGTACGAGACGCTCGGTGTCGGCTTCGCGATCGCGTCGTTTGTACCGCTTCTCGCCATCGCGACCGATCTCGGCCTGATGCTCAAGGGGACCGTCTCGCGAATCGCCGACCGGGCCTCTCTTCGGTACGCCACCGTCGCATTCGTGTCGTTTGCGGTGTTCACGGTGACGAACTTCCTGCTCACCTACCGGTCGACGAGCGCGATCATCCACTGGACCTCCGCCACGCAGGCAGGGAGGATCCTCGTGACCCTCGGGATTGGGTCCTTCGCTCTCTTCGCAACCCATTCGATCATGCGGGGAGGGAACCGAAGCGGTGCACCGATGCATTTCTCCTGGTCGGTCGCCGGGCTCACGGGTGTCGTCTTCGGCACTCTTGCCGGTGGGGTCGTTGCAGGGTTCTCATGGGCATCAGGGCCAGCGAGCGGGTCTTTCGCGAATGTCGGGAGTGCGTGGGAGATCACCGCGGTGTCGGTGGAACCTTTCATGTGGATCACCGCCGGATCACTCATCCTGTTCACGGTCGCGCAGGTGCTCTACGCGGTCGTGTGGGGTCGCAAGGCTTCCGATGAGGTCCTTCCGCCCGCATTCGGCGCCCTCGACTACGACCTTGAGTTCGAAGGCGCCGTGCTGGCACCATCGTTCAAGCGCCTTGCATGGGGCGCCGCTGCGGTATGGATCGTGGCCGCGCTCATGACCGGCATGTTCCCTGCCGTCGATCCCGACAACTCCGATTCCACGATTCTCGGCGACCAGTCGCGGAACTACCCTGCCGGTTCCGTCGAGCTCGCCGGCCGCAACCTCTACATCTCCGAGGGATGCGCGGAGTGCCACACCCAGTCCGTGCGTCCGGTTGGAACCGATGTCGGTCTTGGACCGGTGTCGATCGCAGGCGACTATGTGCACGAGAGCCCAACACTGCTTGGCGTTGCGAGAATCGGTCCCGATCTGATGCACACCGCGAGCTCCGACGAATTCAATGCCGGTTTCCTGCGATCGCATCTCGCGGATCCACGCGTGTCCCGGCCATGGTCGACGATGCCGTCGTACTCCTACCTTTCGGATGAAGACATGAATGCGCTGATCAGCTACATCGAGACGCTGAGGTAG
- a CDS encoding geranylgeranyl reductase family protein, which translates to MSSSPIVLVVGGGPAGASAAYWLARDGIDVHLVEKQRYPREKACGDGLTPRAVHQLLAMGFDFDGLDLHRIDGLRSYAGTLEIELAWPEHSVFPNWGATMRRADLDGAVAALAREQGALIEQGTTATPLIEHGTVTGVELVNNDAKRVVHPDYVVVADGSNSRFGRAAGASRRKDYPYGMAVRAYYESPNSDDAFIESQLDIRDRKGRSMPGYGWVFPLGDGEINVGAGLVSTFKGWKDINTSRILEAYAEALPPHWKVDEATHHTKPIGGKLPMSMSVGPKVGRNWVLVGDAAGAVNPFNGEGIDYAYETGRMAARHIASAAAGGSLVAYASELEEEYGDYHRVARVFVRAIGNPTVMRTLTTVGLRSRPLMEWTLKVMANLLDPDEAHMSEHIYRAIERVVNTGR; encoded by the coding sequence GTGTCCTCATCACCGATAGTTCTCGTCGTTGGCGGGGGTCCTGCCGGGGCCTCGGCCGCCTATTGGCTCGCCCGCGACGGTATCGATGTCCACCTGGTCGAGAAGCAGCGGTACCCGCGTGAGAAGGCCTGCGGCGACGGGCTGACGCCCCGCGCCGTGCATCAGCTTCTCGCGATGGGCTTCGACTTCGATGGGCTGGACCTGCACCGAATCGACGGACTTCGGTCGTATGCGGGAACACTCGAGATCGAACTCGCGTGGCCCGAGCATTCGGTGTTCCCCAATTGGGGCGCAACGATGCGTCGCGCAGACCTCGACGGGGCCGTGGCCGCCCTAGCCCGCGAGCAGGGGGCGCTCATCGAACAGGGCACGACGGCAACGCCTCTCATCGAACACGGGACCGTCACGGGTGTGGAGCTCGTGAACAACGACGCGAAGCGAGTCGTCCATCCCGACTATGTCGTCGTCGCCGATGGGTCGAATTCCCGATTCGGACGAGCAGCAGGGGCGAGCCGCCGGAAGGACTATCCATACGGAATGGCCGTCCGCGCCTATTACGAGAGTCCCAACTCCGACGATGCCTTCATCGAGAGCCAGCTCGACATCAGGGACCGCAAGGGGCGATCCATGCCGGGCTACGGCTGGGTGTTCCCGCTCGGTGACGGGGAGATCAATGTCGGGGCCGGCCTCGTGTCCACCTTCAAAGGATGGAAGGACATCAACACGAGCCGCATCCTCGAGGCGTACGCCGAGGCGTTGCCGCCGCATTGGAAGGTGGACGAGGCGACCCACCACACCAAGCCCATCGGTGGGAAGCTGCCCATGAGCATGTCGGTCGGTCCGAAGGTGGGGCGCAATTGGGTCCTCGTTGGCGACGCAGCAGGGGCCGTCAATCCCTTCAACGGTGAGGGAATCGACTACGCGTACGAAACGGGCCGGATGGCTGCCCGCCATATTGCATCGGCAGCGGCCGGGGGCTCGCTTGTTGCCTACGCGTCGGAGCTCGAGGAGGAATACGGTGACTACCACCGCGTCGCACGGGTCTTTGTGCGGGCCATCGGCAATCCGACGGTGATGAGAACGCTCACCACGGTGGGGCTCAGATCGCGACCGTTGATGGAATGGACGCTCAAGGTGATGGCCAACCTGCTTGACCCTGACGAGGCACACATGTCCGAACACATCTACCGGGCGATCGAACGCGTCGTCAACACCGGGCGATGA
- a CDS encoding glutaredoxin family protein — translation MIGIRFLTRKACPLCDEALAAIGPIAARAGVEIELVDIDLDLELLNVYNDRVPVIERSDGSVIAEGIVDVGRVEAAIADMVAADG, via the coding sequence ATGATCGGCATCCGGTTCCTCACCCGGAAGGCCTGTCCCCTGTGCGACGAGGCTCTCGCCGCGATCGGTCCCATCGCTGCGCGAGCCGGTGTCGAGATCGAATTGGTCGACATCGATCTCGACCTCGAGCTCCTCAATGTCTACAACGATCGGGTTCCGGTGATCGAACGCAGCGACGGCTCAGTCATTGCCGAAGGGATCGTTGATGTCGGGAGGGTCGAGGCGGCCATCGCCGACATGGTGGCAGCCGATGGGTGA